The nucleotide window GAAGCAATTGAATTGATTAAAAAGAAAGTTAAGTAATATGGCTAAACTTAACTTAGTTATATTTGATTGTGATGGCACTTTAGTAGTTAGTGAGGAAGCCAATAATAAAGTTATTTCTGATGCCCTTAAAAATATAGGTTTTGCTAATTACAAGCCGGAGATATGTTTGCAAAAATTTAGAGGGTTAGATTCAAAGCAAATCATTAAAATTTTAGATAAAGAGAATAATGATTTTGATGTAGAAATATTTGAAAAATCCATAGAGCAAACTTCTATGTCATTTATGAGTGAAATTAAGGCCGTTAAAAATGCAGATTTGGTTTTAAATAAATTAACATTAAATAAATGTGTGGTTTCAAATGGAGTAAGACAAAATGTTATAAGCTCTTTGGAGCAAAATGATTTGTTGAAATTTTTTCATAAAGAAAACATTATTACTTGTTTAGAAGGTGAGAATGCAAAGCCAGCTCCTGACATGTTTTTTAGGGCAGCTAAAAATTTTTCCTGTGCTATCGATCAGGTTTTAGTGATAGAAGATAGTGAGGCGGGTATTGAAGCGGCTAAAGCAGCAGGTATGATAGCTGTAGGCTTTACAGGAACCGCAATTATAAAGGAAAGAAGGAAGAGCAAATTACTTGCTTCCGGCGCAGATTATATTATTGATGATTTAAGCGAAATCTTAGATATTGCACATCTTTGTTAAATAAAATCATGCAATTTTATCATTATTTTACCTAGTGAAAATATTTTTTGTTAATTAAAACTTGATCATACTATAGAATTTTTCTTCCATAGATTTATCTTCTTTGAATATACCAGTCATAGTAGAAGTAATAGTTGTAGTACCAGGCTTGTACGCACCCCTAGCAGTCATACATTGATGTTCTGCATCAATTAGTACTGCAACACCTTGAGGTTTAAGCGTGTCTTCTATGGTATTAGCAATTTGCGAGGTCATAGTTTCTTGAGTTTGCAATCTTTTGGCATAAACATCTAATAACCTAGCTAATTTGCTGATACCCACTACTTTACTGTCAGGAATATATGCAATATGCGCAAGTCCTATAATAGGTGCAATATGATGTTCACAATGTGATTCAAAGCGCATATTTTTAAGTAAAACTATGTCATTATAACCTCCCACTTCTTCAAAGGTAGTAGATAAAACCTTTTTAGGATCAAAATCATAACCAGAAAAATAATCTCTAAAAGCTTCAGTTACTCTTTTGGGTGTATCTTTTAATCCTTCTCTATCAGGATCATCACCTGCCCAAGAGAGTAGTGTTCTAACTGCTTTTTTAGCTTCTTCAATATTTGGTCTGTTTTTCATATCAAAATTGTGTATTTTAGCGCCAATATAATATCTTTATAATACTAGTCAACTTTTACCAGAACTGCCTATTATATTTATATTTGCCAAAGAGTAATAGAAGGCTTGCTAACTCAAATGATAAATTATATTTTAGAATTAAATGAGGAATTAATATGTTAAAAATAAGAATAATACCATGTTTAGATGTAAAAGATGGTAGAGTGGTAAAAGGTGTTAATTTCGTGTCTTTGCGTGATGCGGGAGACCCAGTGGAGTTAGCTAAATTTTATAATGATGCTGGAGCAGATGAATTGTGTTTTTTAGATATTACGGCAACCAAAGAAAAAAGAGATACTATTTTTTCAGTAGTAAAACAAGTTGCATCTAGTTGCTTTATCCCTTTAACAGTTGGAGGAGGTGTTAAGTCAATCGCCGATATGCGACAGTTGTTTTTATCTGGTGCAGATAAAGTTGCAATAAATTCAGCAGCAATCAAAAATCCAGATTTAATTAACCAAGCGGCTAATGAATTTGGTAGTCAGGCTATAGTGGTGGCAATTGATGCAAAATGGCACGAACAAAATAAGCAATATGAAATTTATACCCATGGTGGTAGCAAAGAAACAGGCATAGAGGCAATTTTTTGGGCCAAAGAAATGACAAAAAGAGGTGCTGGCGAATTATTAGTCACTTCAATGGATAGGGATGGAACTAAGCAAGGCTTTGACAATAACTTGAATAAACTGATTTCAAACGCCGTAAATATTCCAATTATTGCATCGGGTGGAGTTGGTAAAATTGAGCATTTTGCAGAGGGTGCTATTGAGGGAGAGGTGCAGGCCTTACTTGCAGCTTCAGTATTTCATTTTGGTGAATATTCTGTGTTAGAAGTAAAAAATTCTTTGCATGAAAAAAATATCGCAGTAAGAAAATAGCTTAGCTTTGATAAAAAACTTGGCTTATCCAAATTAAATTGTTAAATTTAGGCTTAAATTTTTATAAAATAATATGGCGAATCTAGAATTTCTTAACGAGATTGCTAAAATCATTAAAAAGCGTAAATTAGCAAAGCCCGAAAACTCCTACATAGCAGAGTTAATTGCACAGGGCTTACCCAAAATTACACAAAAAGTTGGCGAAGAAGGGGTAGAAGTAGTAATTGCAGCTCTTGCTGAAAATAAAGAAAGGTTAATTAGTGAATCAGCTGATTTGATTTTTCATTTAATGATTTTATTAGATAGCAAAGGTTTAACTTTAGCAGAAGTAGTAACTGAATTAGAGAATAGAAATAAAAAATGGACATCAGCAAATTAAACATTAAAAAATCGATTTTGCATATTTCACCATATAAACCTGGTGAATCGAATGAAAAAGCAGTAAAATTATCAGCTAATGAAAACCCATTAGGTTGCTCTTTGAAAG belongs to Alphaproteobacteria bacterium and includes:
- a CDS encoding HAD family phosphatase; protein product: MAKLNLVIFDCDGTLVVSEEANNKVISDALKNIGFANYKPEICLQKFRGLDSKQIIKILDKENNDFDVEIFEKSIEQTSMSFMSEIKAVKNADLVLNKLTLNKCVVSNGVRQNVISSLEQNDLLKFFHKENIITCLEGENAKPAPDMFFRAAKNFSCAIDQVLVIEDSEAGIEAAKAAGMIAVGFTGTAIIKERRKSKLLASGADYIIDDLSEILDIAHLC
- the folE gene encoding GTP cyclohydrolase I FolE, with translation MKNRPNIEEAKKAVRTLLSWAGDDPDREGLKDTPKRVTEAFRDYFSGYDFDPKKVLSTTFEEVGGYNDIVLLKNMRFESHCEHHIAPIIGLAHIAYIPDSKVVGISKLARLLDVYAKRLQTQETMTSQIANTIEDTLKPQGVAVLIDAEHQCMTARGAYKPGTTTITSTMTGIFKEDKSMEEKFYSMIKF
- the hisE gene encoding phosphoribosyl-ATP diphosphatase, with translation MANLEFLNEIAKIIKKRKLAKPENSYIAELIAQGLPKITQKVGEEGVEVVIAALAENKERLISESADLIFHLMILLDSKGLTLAEVVTELENRNKKWTSAN
- the hisF gene encoding imidazole glycerol phosphate synthase subunit HisF — encoded protein: MLKIRIIPCLDVKDGRVVKGVNFVSLRDAGDPVELAKFYNDAGADELCFLDITATKEKRDTIFSVVKQVASSCFIPLTVGGGVKSIADMRQLFLSGADKVAINSAAIKNPDLINQAANEFGSQAIVVAIDAKWHEQNKQYEIYTHGGSKETGIEAIFWAKEMTKRGAGELLVTSMDRDGTKQGFDNNLNKLISNAVNIPIIASGGVGKIEHFAEGAIEGEVQALLAASVFHFGEYSVLEVKNSLHEKNIAVRK